In one Poecilia reticulata strain Guanapo linkage group LG8, Guppy_female_1.0+MT, whole genome shotgun sequence genomic region, the following are encoded:
- the ubfd1 gene encoding ubiquitin domain-containing protein UBFD1 isoform X1, giving the protein MATQDGDDGAVMDTETEAKPTEAEAFGENVEKADAESTSLTDAGNATTQDSSISNGDDADDKQETVDLKIIWSKNKYDLKIPVDSTGAKLKERIHALTGLPPAMQKVMYKGLLSEDKTLRDIKVTNGAKIMVVGSTINDVLAVNTPKEVVQQEVKAEENKKEPLCRQKQHRKVLDKGKPEDIMPAIKGAKERLPTVPLSGMFNKSGGKVRLTFKLEQDQLWIGTKERTEKVPMGSIKNVVSEPIEGHDDYHMMAFQLGPTEASQYWVYWVPAQFVDAIKDTVLGKWQYF; this is encoded by the exons ATGGCGACGCAGGATG GAGATGACGGAGCCGTAATGGACACTGAGACTGAGGCAAAGCCAACAGAAGCCGAGGCATTTggtgaaaatgtggaaaaggccGACGCAGAATCTACATCCCTCACAGATGCAGGAAATGCCACAACTCAGGACTCTAGTATTAGCAATGGCGACGACGCAGACGACAAGCAGGAGACAGTGGACTTGAAGATTATCTGGAGCAAGAACAAATACGACCTGAAAATTCCTGTCGACAGTACCGGAGCCAAGCTAAAAGAGAGGATCCATGCGCTCACTG GTCTTCCACCAGCAATGCAGAAAGTGATGTACAAAGGACTGCTTTCAGAGGACAAGACGCTACGTGACATAAAGGTTACAAACGGGGCAAAAATAATGGTGGTCGGATCTACAATAAATGATGTATTGGCTGTTAACACACCGAAAGAGGTTGTTCAGCAGGAAGTTAAAGCCGAGGAAAACAAGAAGGAACCCTTATGCAGGCAAAAG CAACACAGGAAAGTACTGGACAAAGGTAAACCAGAAGATATAATGCCAGCTATCAAAGGAGCAAAG GAACGATTACCAACAGTGCCTTTATCCGGAATGTTTAACAAATCCGGAGGAAAAGTAAGACTCACATTCAAACTGGAGCAAGATCAGCTGTGGATCGGAACAAAAG AGAGAACAGAGAAAGTTCCAATGGGCTCTATTAAAAATGTAGTGTCCGAACCCATCGAAGGCCATGACGACTATCACATGATG GCTTTTCAGTTGGGTCCAACGGAAGCCTCTCAGTATTGGGTCTACTGGGTGCCTGCACAGTTTGTCGATGCAATCAAAGACACAGTCCTTGGAAAATGGCAGTATTTCTAA
- the ubfd1 gene encoding ubiquitin domain-containing protein UBFD1 isoform X2, with the protein MDTETEAKPTEAEAFGENVEKADAESTSLTDAGNATTQDSSISNGDDADDKQETVDLKIIWSKNKYDLKIPVDSTGAKLKERIHALTGLPPAMQKVMYKGLLSEDKTLRDIKVTNGAKIMVVGSTINDVLAVNTPKEVVQQEVKAEENKKEPLCRQKQHRKVLDKGKPEDIMPAIKGAKERLPTVPLSGMFNKSGGKVRLTFKLEQDQLWIGTKERTEKVPMGSIKNVVSEPIEGHDDYHMMAFQLGPTEASQYWVYWVPAQFVDAIKDTVLGKWQYF; encoded by the exons ATGGACACTGAGACTGAGGCAAAGCCAACAGAAGCCGAGGCATTTggtgaaaatgtggaaaaggccGACGCAGAATCTACATCCCTCACAGATGCAGGAAATGCCACAACTCAGGACTCTAGTATTAGCAATGGCGACGACGCAGACGACAAGCAGGAGACAGTGGACTTGAAGATTATCTGGAGCAAGAACAAATACGACCTGAAAATTCCTGTCGACAGTACCGGAGCCAAGCTAAAAGAGAGGATCCATGCGCTCACTG GTCTTCCACCAGCAATGCAGAAAGTGATGTACAAAGGACTGCTTTCAGAGGACAAGACGCTACGTGACATAAAGGTTACAAACGGGGCAAAAATAATGGTGGTCGGATCTACAATAAATGATGTATTGGCTGTTAACACACCGAAAGAGGTTGTTCAGCAGGAAGTTAAAGCCGAGGAAAACAAGAAGGAACCCTTATGCAGGCAAAAG CAACACAGGAAAGTACTGGACAAAGGTAAACCAGAAGATATAATGCCAGCTATCAAAGGAGCAAAG GAACGATTACCAACAGTGCCTTTATCCGGAATGTTTAACAAATCCGGAGGAAAAGTAAGACTCACATTCAAACTGGAGCAAGATCAGCTGTGGATCGGAACAAAAG AGAGAACAGAGAAAGTTCCAATGGGCTCTATTAAAAATGTAGTGTCCGAACCCATCGAAGGCCATGACGACTATCACATGATG GCTTTTCAGTTGGGTCCAACGGAAGCCTCTCAGTATTGGGTCTACTGGGTGCCTGCACAGTTTGTCGATGCAATCAAAGACACAGTCCTTGGAAAATGGCAGTATTTCTAA
- the rmi2 gene encoding recQ-mediated genome instability protein 2, whose protein sequence is MSKLEQSSKDGKRSPPVKVLSGQLRAAGIRGAADSAEGYVIRAGRGRTLRVSLVWMQGTVLEVQLNGTTVMLMDETGTFAVQGVNNIPKGKPCLLPGKYVMVMGVIQAVSPEPVIRAVKMADLSEFAALHRQMWKLEVEELQQVLT, encoded by the exons ATGTCCAAACTGGAGCAAAGCAGCAAGGACGGGAAACGTTCCCCGCCGGTTAAAGTCCTGTCAGGTCAGCTGAGGGCGGCGGGCATCCGGGGTGCCGCTGACAGCGCGGAGGGATACGTGATCCGAGCGGGCAGGGGTCGCACTCTGCGTGTGTCCCTTGTGTGGATGCAGGGCACGGTGCTGGAGGTCCAGCTGAACGGGACCACCGTGATGCTGATGGACGAAACGGGGACTTTTGCCGTCCAGGGCGTTAATAACATTCCCAAAGGGAAACCGTGTTTGCTTCCAG GTAAATATGTAATGGTGATGGGCGTCATCCAGGCTGTTTCCCCGGAGCCGGTAATCCGTGCTGTGAAGATGGCAGACCTCTCGGAGTTCGCTGCGCTCCACAGACAGATGTGGaagctggaggtggaggagctgcagcaggtgtTAACCTGA